From the Rhizomicrobium palustre genome, the window CGGCGGAAAAATCGGCGGCAAAGCTTCCGGGCTGGACCCCGCCGGGCAATCCCATCGCGATCTCCGGTGTAGCGGCTGCGCCAGGTCTTGCCATTGGGCGTCTTCACATTCTGCGCGGTGCCAGCGAGGCGGTGCCTGATCATCCCGTGCCGCTGACCGAGGGCGGCAGCATGATCGATGCGGCGCTCACCGCCACGCGCTCGCGGCTGAAGGCTTTGGCGGATGATACGACCAGGCGCCTTGGCGCTTCCGAAGCGGCCATCTTCAAAGCCCAAGCTGAACTTCTCAACGATACCGATCTGATCACCCGCGCTTGTCAGTTGATGGTGGAAGGTCATGGTCCGGCGTGGTCGTGGAATGCGGCGGTGGAAGACATCGCCTCCAAGCTCGCTTCCTTGAATAATCCGGTGCTGGCGGGACGTGCCGCCGATCTGCGCGACGTTGGACGTCAGGTGTTGCTCGTCCTGGAGCCGGGTCTGGCTCGCAGTGAACTCTGCCACGATGTGCCGCCGACACTGGAAGAAAAATGCATCTTGGTGGCGAAGGATTTGTCGCCTTCTGATACCGCCGCGCTCGATAGCGCCATCGTAGCCGGTATCGTGACGGCGGAAGGTGGCCCGACCTCGCATACGGCTATTCTCGCCCGCACGCTCGGTATTCCGGCGCTCGTCGCGGCGGGGGCCGGTGTTCTCGGCCTTACCGATGGCGCGCCCGCAATCATCGAAGGCCAGGGCGGGCGGCTTTATCTTGATCCGTCGGCGGAAGATTTGGTTGCGGCCCGTGAGCACCTTGCCGCGCTGGCCGCGAAAAAGGCTCAGGAAGCTGAACGCCGCGCGCTGCCCGCCGTCACCACCGACGGCAAGCGCACGGAAATCGTCGCCAATATCAATCAGGCCCATCAGGCCGCTTTTGCGATCGAGCAGGGTGCCGAGGGCGTCGGTTTGATGCGTACTGAATTTCTTTTCCTCGAAACCCGCAAGACCCCGGATGAGGATGAGCAATACGAAGCCTATGCCGCCATGTTGAAGGCGATGGATGGGCGCCAAGTGATCGTGCGCGCGCTCGATATTGGCGGCGACAAGCAGGTGCCGCATCTTGCCTTGCCCCAGGAAGCCAATCCCTTCCTCGGCGTGCGCGGGGCAAGGCTGCTCCTGCGCCGTCCCGAATTGTTGCTGCCGCAGTTGCGGGCGCTTTATCGCGCCGCGTCATCGGCTGCGGGCAAGCTCGCGATCATGTTCCCGATGATCACCTCGGCGGCTGAAATCATCCGCCTGCGCAGCATCTGCGAGGACATCCGTAAAGAGGTGAATGCGCCGGAAGTGCCGCTCGGCATCATGATCGAAGTGCCCGCCGCTGCCTTGCAAGCGCATGTCTTGGCCCAGCATGTCGATTTTTTCTCGGTCGGCACCAACGATCTTACGCAATATACCCTCGCGATGGATCGGCAGAATCCTGATCTCGCACCGGAAGCAGATTCCCTGCATCCCGCCGTGCTGCGTCTGATTGGTTTCACGGTCGATGGTGCCAAGCGTTATGGCCGCATGGTCGGCGTCTGCGGTGGTCTGGCGGGTGATCCCTTCGGGGCTTCGCTGCTTGCAGGTCTTGGGGTTGATGAACTCTCTATGACTCCGCTTGAAATCCCCGCGGTGAAAGATCGTTTGCGGCGGGCGAGCCTCGCCGAGTTGAAGGGGCTTGCGGCGCGCGCGCTGGCCTGTGAATCCGCTGCGGATGTGCGGGCGTTGGAAGGCGTTGCACCATGAGCGCCATCGTCACCGTAACGCTCAATCCGGCGATCGATCTCACCGTCGCGCTTGATCATTTGACGCCCGGTGAGGTGCATCGCGCGCACAGCGCCGTGTCCAATGCGGGTGGCAAGGGCGTGAACGTCGCGGCCTGTCTTGCGGATTGGGGCGTCAATGTCTCCGCCACCGGCTTTCTCGGTGCGGGCAATGTCCATCCCTTCGAAACCCTGTTCCGGGATAAATCAGTTGGCGATGGCTTCATTCGATTACCCGGTGAGACGCGCATCAACGTCAAGATCACCGAGCCGGGCGGGCGCACCACCGATGTGAATCTGCCGGGACTGCCGATCGAAGCCGATCTTCTGCCGCGCCTTAATGATCGCATCCGCGCGCTGGAGCCTTCGCTGCTGGTGTTGTCGGGAAGTCTGCCTGCAGGTCTCTCGCCGTCGATCTGGGCAGATATGGCCAGCCATTGGCAGCAGCAGGGCGTGCGGGTGTTGCTCGATGTTTCCGGTGCGCCGCTGCAAGAAGCTCTAAGCCGGGAAGAGCTGCTCTTCGCCGTCAAACCCAATCGCGATGAGCTTGCTGCCGTGATGGGTGCTATTCCTGATGACGCTGCGCTGCTCGCCCAAGCGCGTGCCTTGCATCGCAATGGTATCGGCCTTGTGGTGGTGTCGCTCGGCAGCGAAGGCGCGCTGTTCGTCTCGGAAGAGGGTGCGCTTTACGCGGCGCCTCTGAAAGTCGGCGTGGTGTCGAGCGTCGGCGCAGGTGACGCCATGGTGGCTGGTCTGTGCGCCGGGATCTCCGAAGATGCCAGCCTTGAACGTCTCGCCCGGCTTTCGACCGCTTTTGCGGCGGGCAAGCTGCGCAAGATCGGGCCGCATCTGCCGCCGAAACAAGATGTCGAAGCGCTTGCCTCCGCGGTCTCCATCGCGGCGGCGGAAGATTGGATCATGTATGGCCGGCTTTCCGGCGAACAGTCCTCATAAGAGGGACGTATCGGGAGTATCTCATGACCTTACCGGTGATCATTGGCGATAGCGCCAAGACGGCACAGGCATTATTGGCAGCCGAGAGCCTTCGCAAAGCCGCCGCTGTACGCGGGCTGGATGTGGCTGTTGAAGTGCGAGTGGAAGGCGTCACCCTGAATGCGCTTCCCACGGCGCAGTTGACGGATGAGACCGTCATCGTCGGTGCGCCCGATGGCGATCTGCCGAAAACCCAGCGCCATTTCACTATTGAAGCGATGCTCGCCGATGCGGGCGCATGCCTCGATCAGCTTGGTTCCGCAGAAAGCAAAAAAGCTTTCGTGGTCGCGGTGACCTCTTGCCCGACGGGCATCGCGCATACCTTCATGGCCGCCGAAGGCTTGAAAGCGGGTGCGGAAAAGCTGGGCTATGACATCCGCGTGGAAACCCAAGGTTCGGTCGGCTCCAACGATACGCTTTCCGAGGATGAAATCGCCCGCGCCGATGTGGTGATCGTGGCCGCCGACCGTCAGGTCTCGACCGATCGTTTCGGCGGCAAGAAGCTCTTTGTCACCGGCACCAAGCCTGCCATCAAAGACGGCGCGGCGCTGATCTCGCAAGCGCTCACCGAAGCAAAAGTGCAGGGCGCTGCCGCCGCCCCGTCGGATGCAGCCGCCAAGCCGCAAGGCTCACCGGGCGTCTATAAGCATCTGATGACCGGCGTCTCCTTCATGCTGCCCTTTGTGGTGGCCGGCGGTCTGATGATCGCGCTCGCCTTCGCGCTGGGTGGCATTTATGCCGGTAATGTCGATGGCACCTTTGCCAATGCGCTCTTCAAGATCGGCGCTAAGGCCGCCTTCACCCTGATGGTTCCCGCCCTCGCAGGCTATATCGCGTTCTCGATTGCAGACCGGCCCGGCATAGCGCCCGGTATGATCGGTGGCGTGCTCGCGGCGCAAGTCGGCGCGGGCTTCTTAGGTGGCATCCTCGCGGGTTTCATCGCGGGCTATGCCGTCAAGCTTCTCACCAAATACATCCGCTTGCCGCAAGGCCTCGAAGGCTTGAAGCCGGTGCTGATCCTGCCTTTGCTCGGCACGGCGATCACGGGGCTTGCCATGATCTATGTCGTCGGCACGCCGATGGCCCAGATTCTCGCAGCCCTTACCAATTGGCTGCAAGGCCTGCGCGGCGCCAATGCTTGGGCGCTGGGCGCTATTCTCGGCGGCATGATGGCGGTCGATATGGGCGGGCCGGTGAACAAGGCGGCTTATGCTTTCTCGACCGGGCTTCTCACCTCCAACATCTTCGCCCCGATGGCCGCCACCATGGCGGGCGGGATGGTGCCGCCGCTGGCGCTCTTCCTCGCCACGCGTTTCTTCGCCAACCGCTTCACCAGCGCCGAACATCAGTCCGGTCCGGCAAC encodes:
- a CDS encoding PTS fructose transporter subunit IIC; the encoded protein is MTLPVIIGDSAKTAQALLAAESLRKAAAVRGLDVAVEVRVEGVTLNALPTAQLTDETVIVGAPDGDLPKTQRHFTIEAMLADAGACLDQLGSAESKKAFVVAVTSCPTGIAHTFMAAEGLKAGAEKLGYDIRVETQGSVGSNDTLSEDEIARADVVIVAADRQVSTDRFGGKKLFVTGTKPAIKDGAALISQALTEAKVQGAAAAPSDAAAKPQGSPGVYKHLMTGVSFMLPFVVAGGLMIALAFALGGIYAGNVDGTFANALFKIGAKAAFTLMVPALAGYIAFSIADRPGIAPGMIGGVLAAQVGAGFLGGILAGFIAGYAVKLLTKYIRLPQGLEGLKPVLILPLLGTAITGLAMIYVVGTPMAQILAALTNWLQGLRGANAWALGAILGGMMAVDMGGPVNKAAYAFSTGLLTSNIFAPMAATMAGGMVPPLALFLATRFFANRFTSAEHQSGPATALLGLSFITEGALPYVARDPLRVIPALIAGSATAGALALAFGTELRVPHGGVFVMLIPNAVSHVAAYALAILIGSAVGAIALRLTLRRQA
- the ptsP gene encoding phosphoenolpyruvate--protein phosphotransferase; translated protein: MSATSVAGLLSPKLIQLAARPASKAEAIEQAAALLVAAGIVASGYGASMQKREAVANTFLGHGIAIPHCLAEDRNLVLKSGLAILQVPAGVIWNDDQEAKLIVAIAAQSDTHLSVLRRLTRLLQDEAALAKLFATEKADDILAAFLADEAQTQSAPASDFAVSAVWTVTYPAGLHARPATRWVETAKGFASSIKVRRGAEAGDAKSLVALLQLGVKPGEEVVFSAEGRDAEAAVAALKVAAESLAAQEIADAKRAAEKSAAKLPGWTPPGNPIAISGVAAAPGLAIGRLHILRGASEAVPDHPVPLTEGGSMIDAALTATRSRLKALADDTTRRLGASEAAIFKAQAELLNDTDLITRACQLMVEGHGPAWSWNAAVEDIASKLASLNNPVLAGRAADLRDVGRQVLLVLEPGLARSELCHDVPPTLEEKCILVAKDLSPSDTAALDSAIVAGIVTAEGGPTSHTAILARTLGIPALVAAGAGVLGLTDGAPAIIEGQGGRLYLDPSAEDLVAAREHLAALAAKKAQEAERRALPAVTTDGKRTEIVANINQAHQAAFAIEQGAEGVGLMRTEFLFLETRKTPDEDEQYEAYAAMLKAMDGRQVIVRALDIGGDKQVPHLALPQEANPFLGVRGARLLLRRPELLLPQLRALYRAASSAAGKLAIMFPMITSAAEIIRLRSICEDIRKEVNAPEVPLGIMIEVPAAALQAHVLAQHVDFFSVGTNDLTQYTLAMDRQNPDLAPEADSLHPAVLRLIGFTVDGAKRYGRMVGVCGGLAGDPFGASLLAGLGVDELSMTPLEIPAVKDRLRRASLAELKGLAARALACESAADVRALEGVAP
- the pfkB gene encoding 1-phosphofructokinase, producing the protein MSAIVTVTLNPAIDLTVALDHLTPGEVHRAHSAVSNAGGKGVNVAACLADWGVNVSATGFLGAGNVHPFETLFRDKSVGDGFIRLPGETRINVKITEPGGRTTDVNLPGLPIEADLLPRLNDRIRALEPSLLVLSGSLPAGLSPSIWADMASHWQQQGVRVLLDVSGAPLQEALSREELLFAVKPNRDELAAVMGAIPDDAALLAQARALHRNGIGLVVVSLGSEGALFVSEEGALYAAPLKVGVVSSVGAGDAMVAGLCAGISEDASLERLARLSTAFAAGKLRKIGPHLPPKQDVEALASAVSIAAAEDWIMYGRLSGEQSS